In Pogoniulus pusillus isolate bPogPus1 chromosome 1, bPogPus1.pri, whole genome shotgun sequence, one DNA window encodes the following:
- the JMJD7 gene encoding bifunctional peptidase and (3S)-lysyl hydroxylase JMJD7: MAEGAALRAVRGCLAAFPREARELGWLEAVPYLDRPPSPLEFYRDWVSPNRPCIIQNAISHWPALKKWTSAYLREVVGPKVVSVAVTPNGYADAVFQDRFVMPEERQMPFMDFLDIVEKKVTSPNVFYVQKQCSNLTEEFPELISDVQPDIPWMSEALGRKPDAVNFWLGESAAVTSLHKDHYENLYCVISGEKHFLLHPPSDRPFIPYELYQPATYRVSEDGTFEIVDEKNADKVPWIPLDPLNPNLELYPEYAQAKPLQCTVKAGEMLYLPSLWFHHVQQSHGCIAVNYWYDMEYDLKYSYYQLLDCLMKAVEVL, encoded by the exons ATGGCGGAGGGCGCGGCGCTGCGGGCGGTCAGGGGCTGCCTGGCCGCCTTCCCGCGGGAGGCCCGCG agctggggtgGTTGGAGGCCGTACCCTACCTTGATAGGCCTCCGTCCCCGCTGGAGTTTTATCGAGATTGGGTGAGTCCGAACAGACCTTGTATAATTCAGAATGCTATCAGCCACTGGCCAGCTCTGAAGAAATGGACCTCGGCATACCTCAG GGAGGTAGTAGGTCCCAAGGTAGTCAGTGTGGCAGTAACACCAAATGGTTATGCAGATGCGGTGTTTCAGGACCGTTTTGTCATGCCAGAGGAGCGCCAAATGCCTTTCATGGACTTTTTGGACATTGTGGAGAAGAAGGTGACCTCTCCCAACGTCTTCTATGTGCAGAAGCAGTGCTCAAACCTCACTGAGGAGTTCCCTGAACTTATCTCTGATGTGCAGCCTGACATACCATGGATGAGTGAGGCACTTG GGAGGAAGCCTGATGCTGTGAATTTCTGGCTTGGGGAGTCGGCTGCAGTGACATCTT TACATAAAGATCATTATGAGAACTTGTACTGTGTGATATCTGGAGAGAAACATTTTCTACTGCATCCACCAAGTGACCGTCCCTTCATCCCATATG AGCTCTACCAGCCAGCAACTTACCGCGTATCAGAAGATGGCACATTCGAAATTGTGGATGAGAAAAATGCAGATAAG GTGCCCTGGATCCCCCTAGACCCCTTGAACCCAAATCTGGAACTATATCCAGAGTATGCTCAGGCAAAGCCTTTGCAGTGTACAGTGAAAGCTGGTGAGATGTTATACCTGCCTTCTCTCTGGTTCCATCACGTCCAGCAGTCACATGGCTGTATAGCAG TGAATTATTGGTATGACATGGAATATGACCTCAAGTACAGCTATTATCAGCTACTAGACTGTCTCATGAAAGCTGTGGAAGTATTATAG
- the LOC135180692 gene encoding acyl-coenzyme A thioesterase 1-like, with translation MKGSSCASSRAGMAAQVSVLPAPRCLFDDPVQILVAGLQPQQAVTLRASLVDESGELFQAHALYRAGSRGDLDLSRSPAVGGSYLGVEPMGLLWSLQSKTPYKRLAKRNVLTPFHVDIEVYDGHGDMSHLLGKCTNERWFLGEGVKRIPVREGRLKATLFLPPGDGPFPGLIDLYGSGGGLVEYRASLLASRGFVTLALAYMAFEDLPAMPEVLELSYFEEAVNFLRKQQQVKSTGIGVLGLSKGADLALSMATFLPGIKAAVSISGSSFNSFIPLQGGGFTIPAHPYDLKKMKTSDESGIVDFSDMPVDHRDPTTWDCRIPLERSLAKFLFLSGLDDRNWKSDLYCQDAVQRLQQHGREAEFCSYPGAGHLLEPPYLPLCQVSIHKVLGMFVYWGGQWREHAKAQEDAWHRIQAFFWQHLMDADMPRSKL, from the exons ATGAagggcagctcctgtgccagcagcagagctgggatggcGGCGCAGGTTTCGGTGTTGCCTGCTCCCAGGTGCCTGTTCGATGACCCCGTGCAGATCCTGGTCGCTGGTCTCCAACCGCAGCAGGCGGTGACCCTCCGAGCCAGCCTGGTGGATGAGAGCGGGGAGCTCTTCCAAGCCCACGCTCTCTACAGAGCTGGCAGCCGCGGCGACCTCGACCTCAGCCGCTCCCCAGCGGTCGGGGGCAGCTATTTGGGAGTGGAACCGATGGGGCTGCTGTGGTCTCTGCAGTCTAAAACGCCCTATAAGCGACTGGCAAAGAGGAACGTCCTGACCCCTTTCCATGTGGACATAGAAGTTTACGATGGCCACGGAGACATGAGCCACTTGCTGGGAAAATGCACCAATGAGCGATGGTTTTTAGGAGAGGGGGTGAAGAGGATTCCAGTCAGAGAAGGTCGTCTGAAAGCaaccctcttcctccctcctg GAGATGGTCCATTCCCTGGACTTATTGATTTGTATGGATCTGGAGGAGGTCTTGTTGAATACAGAGCAAGTCTCCTGGCTAGCAGAGGCTTTGTGACTCTGGCTCTTGCTTACATGGCCTTTGAAGATCTCCCTGCTATGCCAGAGGTTCTTGAACTCAGCTATTTTGAGGAAGCTGTGAACTTTCTACGGAAACAGCAGCag GTGAAAAGTACTGGGATTGGTGTTTTGGGCTTGTCTAAAGGAGCTGATCTAGCCCTTTCCATGGCCACATTTCTACCTGGCATCAAAGCAGCTGTCAGCATATCTGGAAGCAGTTTTAATTCCTTCATTCCCTTGCAGGGTGGTGGCTTTACTATTCCTGCCCACCCATATGATTTGAAGAAGATGAAGACCAGTGATGAGTCTGGCATAGTTGATTTCTCAGATATGCCAGTTGATCACAGGGACCCAACAACTTGGGATTGTCGAATTCCTTTGGAGAGGTCCTTGGCCAAGTTCCTCTTCCTGTCTGGACTAGATGACAGGAACTGGAAAAGTGACCTCTATTGCCAGGACGCTGTTCAACGCCTGCAGCAGCATGGGCGGGAAGCAGAGTTTTGCTCCTATCCTGGAGCTGGGCACCTGTTGGAGCCACCATACTTGCCTCTGTGCCAGGTTTCTATCCACAAAGTACTTGGGATGTTTGTGTATTGGGGAGGGCAATGGAGGGAGCATGCCAAAGCCCAGGAAGATGCATGGCACAGGATACAGGCCTTTTTCTGGCAACACTTGATGGATGCAGACATGCCAAGGAGCAAACTCTAG